ACGACGCGCACGGCTGTCTCCAGGACATCCACTGGTCGCACGGATCGATGGGGTATTTCCCTACCTACGCACTGGGCAACCTGTACGCGGCTCAACTCTTCGAAAAGGTCCGCGAGGATATTCCGGACCTCTGGTCGCACGTCGCGTCGGGCGATTTCGCGCCACTGCTGGACTGGCTGCGCGAACAGGTACACCGGATCGGGCGCCGCAAGCGCGCCGTGGAAATCGTGCGCGACGCAACGGGGCGCGAACCGGATCCGCAGGCTTTCTTGCGCTATCTGGAGCACAAATTCGGCGGCCTTCAGGCGCTGTGACGACCCTCCGGAGGAGGAAGAGGCGCGTCCGGGTTTGTGACAGACCACCGCGCGCAGGTATACTTGGCGGGTATTTCCATCATCTCCAAGCGTTGAGTCTCGCAATGTGTCCGGCTTGTCACAAACGCGCATCCATCCACACCTTGGGCTGCCGCCTGAACCAGGCGGAGTCCGCCCTGCTTGCGGAAATGCTGACCGCCGCAGGCTATGAGATAGCGCCCTTCGGCGAAGCGGCGGACCTCGGCGTCATTCACACCTGCACGGTGACGCAGGAAGCGGATGCGAAGTCGCGCAAGCTGGTGCGCCAGTTTATCCGCCGGAATCCTGAAGCCTACACGGCAGTCATCGGCTGTTATGCGCAGATGGGCGCGAACACGCTGGCGGATATCCCCGGCATCGACCTGATCATTGGGAACCAGGAAAAGCTGCATCTTCTCGATTATGTGGCGGCGGGCAAGAACACCACGCCGCTGATAGTCCGTGACCGCTTCGTGCGCAACGATTTCAGCATCGCCTTTGCCGCGACGGACACGCCCCTGTCGCGCCGCGCCAATCTGAAGGTGCAGGACGGCTGCGATTTCATGTGCAGCTTCTGCGTCATCCCCTTCGCGCGCGGGCGGGCCCGCTCGCGGGACCTGGACAACCTGCTGGGCGAGGCGCGCTCACTCGTGGCGCGCGGCGCAAAGGAAATCGTGCTCACGGGCGTCAATGTGGGCTTGTACGACTACGCGGGACACACGCTGGTCGATGTTGTCGACCTCCTGGACGGACTCGACGGGCTTGCGCGTATCCGCATCAGTTCCATCGAGCCTACGACGGCGCCGGAGGCGCTCCTCGACCGCATGGCCGACCCGGGGCACCGGCTCGTGCCGTATCTGCATCTCCCGATGCAGTCCGGTGCTGACCGCGTGCTCAAAGCGATGGGGCGGAGGTACACGAGCCGGGAGTTTCTCGATTTCGCGCGCAGCGCGGCGGCGCGCGTTCCGGATCTCGGGGCCGGCACCGATATCCTCGTGGGTTTTCCCGGCGAAACCGACGAAGACTTCGAGGAGACGTGCTCGCTCTTCGAGGAGAGCCCGTGTTTCTATGCTCACGTGTTCAGGTACTCCGAGCGTGCGGGCACGGCGTCGGCGCGCATGGGAAGCGCGGTAGATTCACGTGTCACGGGCCGTCGCAGCGCGCGCATACGCAAGCTCAGCGCTCAAAAGGAGCGCGCTTTCATTGACGGGCGCTTGGGCCGCACGGTAAACGTGCTTTTCGAGCACCAGGAAGGCCCGTACTGGACCGGCTACACGGAGGACTATGTCCGCGTCGCCGTCCAGAGCGGGGCTAATCTCACCAACCGCGTCCTGCCCGTCCAACTGACGCGCGCGCACCTGGACACGGTACACGGCATACTGCCGGGGGTGGAATGGCAGGACGCAATGCGGGGAATGCGCCCGGAACCGGCGCGCGTTCCCTGAACAGAGCCGCAGGAAACCAAGGGACCCTTGAATGGCCGTAGAGACGGTATCAGGCAGCTTGATCGCGAAAGAGGAATCGCTGAAGCGTCGTCTGGCCGGGTATGGCGCGGTCGCGATCGCCTATTCCGGCGGCGTCGATTCGGCTTATCTCGCCGACGTGGCCCATGAAGCGCTCGGTGCAAACGCGCACATGGTGCTGGCGGACTCGCCGAGCATCCCCCGCTCCGAGGTCGCGGAAGCCACGGCATTGGCCGAGGCGCGAGGCTGGCGTCTGACGCTGATCAAGACGCAGGAATTCGAGAACGAAGAGTACTTGAGGAACGACGGCCGCCGCTGCTACGTCTGCAAGGGCGAACTGTTCACGAAGATGGACACGTTCGCGCGGGAACACGGCGTGCGGGTGCTGGCCTACGGCGAAAACGCGGACGATTCCCTGGATGCGACGCGTCTCGGCGCAACGGCCGCGCGCGAACATCGCGTCGTCGCGCCGCTCGCGGAGCTTGATTTCAAGAAGGACGACATCCGTGCGCTCAGCAGGCGGCGCGGCCTGCCCACATGGAACAAGGCCAGCTTCGCGTGCCTGTCGTCGCGGTTCCCTGTCGGCACGCGTGTGGAAGCAAAGGAAATGTCGAAGGTCGAGCAGGCCGAGGAAGTCCTGCGCACGCTCGGCTTCCGTCAATATCGGGCGCGGCACCACGGCGATCTCTGCCGGATCGAGATCGACCCTGCCGACTTTGCGAAGCTGCTGGAGCCGGGTACGCGGCAAACGATAACCGGCGCGATCACGCGCGCCGGCTATCGGTATGTCACGCTTGACCTCGCGGGTTACCGTACGGGGTTTGCGGCAACCCGCTGAATCACAGGCATTCCGTTACTCGACCACCAAGTCAACGGGCTGCGCGTCCGCGCGCACTTCGGGGTTGTAATACTGGTAGACCGTCGACGGCGGCGTTTGCGCCCGCAACGGGAACTTGGCGCGGATCGTGTAGCTGAATTCCAGCGTCGCTCCACCCTGTATCTTCTCGAAGTACGTGATGATCTGGCGGCCCGTCAATTCATACTTCTGGATGACCCCGCTCTCGACCAGCTTGTCCAGGTCGGGCGTCATGACTTGGAAGCCCGGCGGTATGCCCAGGTCGACAATGACCATGTTCGCGGCCACGGGCTCGTTGTTTGTCACCGTGACGGAGACCGTCACCGTGTCATCGACGGCCAACGCGGTCTTGTCATAGGCTACGCCGATGGTCAGCGCGTCCTGCCGCGCCGGCTTGTCGGCCCAAGGCGTGA
This genomic window from Candidatus Hydrogenedentota bacterium contains:
- the mtaB gene encoding tRNA (N(6)-L-threonylcarbamoyladenosine(37)-C(2))-methylthiotransferase MtaB, with protein sequence MCPACHKRASIHTLGCRLNQAESALLAEMLTAAGYEIAPFGEAADLGVIHTCTVTQEADAKSRKLVRQFIRRNPEAYTAVIGCYAQMGANTLADIPGIDLIIGNQEKLHLLDYVAAGKNTTPLIVRDRFVRNDFSIAFAATDTPLSRRANLKVQDGCDFMCSFCVIPFARGRARSRDLDNLLGEARSLVARGAKEIVLTGVNVGLYDYAGHTLVDVVDLLDGLDGLARIRISSIEPTTAPEALLDRMADPGHRLVPYLHLPMQSGADRVLKAMGRRYTSREFLDFARSAAARVPDLGAGTDILVGFPGETDEDFEETCSLFEESPCFYAHVFRYSERAGTASARMGSAVDSRVTGRRSARIRKLSAQKERAFIDGRLGRTVNVLFEHQEGPYWTGYTEDYVRVAVQSGANLTNRVLPVQLTRAHLDTVHGILPGVEWQDAMRGMRPEPARVP
- the larE gene encoding ATP-dependent sacrificial sulfur transferase LarE, coding for MAVETVSGSLIAKEESLKRRLAGYGAVAIAYSGGVDSAYLADVAHEALGANAHMVLADSPSIPRSEVAEATALAEARGWRLTLIKTQEFENEEYLRNDGRRCYVCKGELFTKMDTFAREHGVRVLAYGENADDSLDATRLGATAAREHRVVAPLAELDFKKDDIRALSRRRGLPTWNKASFACLSSRFPVGTRVEAKEMSKVEQAEEVLRTLGFRQYRARHHGDLCRIEIDPADFAKLLEPGTRQTITGAITRAGYRYVTLDLAGYRTGFAATR